The genomic segment GTAAAAGACTGAATACGCATTAAACCTTCAACCAGGCCACTGGATTCAGCTTTTTGGGCTGCTGGGTGGATCCTTACAATATAAACCACTAAATTATTGATGTATATGTTGTTTTTCAGAGTGTCCACATGAGACATTGTATGAGATTGTATGAGATTGTAAACAGTGACCCTGGACCATCTGATGTCATCACTGCAACATCTTCGTCCAATCAGACGCCTGCATCACACCTCAACACCCGCCCACAAGACTCTGCTGTTTATGCCACAGTAACCAATCAGCAGCCTGATTCAAACCCCAGTTACATCCACTCGACCAATCAGGTGACGGATACAGACTGTGATTATTATGCCAATATTAAGCCGCCTGAACCAACAACAGACAACAGAACAGAACTGTTCTACTCAACAGTGACATGTCCACAAAACATCAAGACCAACGACAGCCCGATATACTCAGTGatcaaacataaataataaaagacgGTAAAAATTCTTCATCAGACATCTGCAATGATGctcaaagtgaaaaaaaaagaaaaacctggtGCATGCTACATATTTTTTATGAATCAATACTGAgtgtttatcattattttaaaaactgtgtAGTTTTACTGACCAGAAAAGTGAACTTAGgtattctttttaaattattcttAGTATATCTAATTAgcagttaaataaaatgtaaatattttgtggaTAAGCTTAAAATGTTCTAGACACTGTTCTCAGGTGTATTGTACAGGTCTGTATTAAGCATTGTTCACTTGTGCTCGGATCAATGAAAATATCTTGACAACGGGTGTGAACAGGGTCTGAAATCAGCTCCAAACTAACAGTCCTGCTGAAACAAACAacagaaaccatcacagaaaatCTAATGGTTTACTCTACAAATACCTTTACAAGCATTACAAACCATCAACtattaaccattaaaaccattacaaaatggTTTCCTGTAGTGTGTTTCAGGAGATGTTCTATTAGGATGTAATGATTTCAACAATCCACTAATAAAAGTTGACAAATTACCTGTAGAGACCCACATAGACCATTACAGTCTCCATTAAACCCAATACAAGTCCCATTATAACCAGTAATACCATTACAAAATCTGTGATGGtttccaaggttttttttgtttttttttttcaagcagggGGTGAACTCATGAAAAATGGACTATAACTACTGAAGGTTAATTTAATGAAATTGAGAGCAGTTACAGAAGCTAAAATCTtgaatttgatcaaatatacactCATGAATGCTAGTTCTGTGCTGTTTAGGTCTGTATAATAAATGGACAGATCGCATTGTTTAGATCGGTGTCATTGTGAAGATGTGTAAAGCTGGATGAGGTTAAAAAGACAGAAAGGGGAAGGAACTATGATGCCAGATTTCTTCACTCAGAACGGAAGAGAAAGACTATAACTTTTGTCATAGACTTTGGTCTCATATTTCAGTAAAATGTTCAGCATGTGTGTCGTTCTGCTCGTCTTTTCCAGCATCTCTACAGGTGAGTTCAAGATAACTCTGAGGTCTTTTGTACAgagtttgtatattattattcagTTCTGATGATCTCTTGCTCATatctatataataatatttctgtttcagctgttgtTGGTGCTCCAGAAACAGTCAGAGGACACAGAGGAGAGCGGCTTGACATCAGATGCAGCTATGAATCTGGATACGAATCAAATTCAAAGTATTTTTGTAAAGGAGAGTGTGTCTTTGGATTTAGAGACATCATTATTAAATCAGGATCTCCAGCTGAAGACGAGAGATTCTCTCTGACTGATGACACGACGGCCAGAGTTTTCACCGTCAGCATCACTGACCTGAGAACAGAGGATACAGGACGATACTGGTGTGGTGTGGAGAGGATTTTAAGTGATGTCTATTCAGAGATTAAGCTGCTGGTTAATGagagtaagtgttttttttttatgtagctgttgttcaaattaactgcatgGAAATAAGCCAAGATCAATCATTTAGTCTTTAAGTCTTGTAAACTGCCTGCTTAGATTTAAATGTGTTGATTAGAAATACAGCAGTGAGCCACTAGTGTGCATTATAGTGATTTTACCACAGTTAAACCACATAACTAAAAACAGATTAAATGGATGAAAATATGATAAGATAATATGACCACTGCGGTTTCAACCATCAGCGACATGTTACAAacacactgaaatatttcaatactACAGATCAGATTCAACAAACCACCAGCATCACAATCACAGAAAGGAAAACCACTATCACAGATCAGGACAGCTCCTCAACAGGTCAGTTTATCAGTTCATCAGTTCATCAATGTGATGATCTATACAGTAAGTTTAAAGTATGTTAAATGTGTGTGACAGGTTATGTCTGGAACACAGAGTCTGTCATCTACGTCTCTGTGGGGTTAGTCATCGTGATGATCATCTTCCTCGCTGTGCTGACGGTGTTGTGTAGGAAGAGAAGCAAGAAATCACCAAGAGTTACACAATCTGGGCTTTCACCACAAGGTCAGATTTAgaacctaaacacacacacacaggtttactAAATGGGGACTTTCCAAAGacgtaatagtttttatactgtacagaatGTATAATCTATCACACTACACAAATCCTatacctaaccctacccattaaAAGAATCGTTctgcattttttataattttttacagtttttctcgattgctaaCACACTATAACTGATTATTAATTTGGCCCAATTTTCCAAAACATTCATACAGTTCTCAAAACAAAGACATGTTTGTCAaaacttttaacacatttaacCTGTTTGCACATACGCTCTATTttgctcagtgttttctgcaaaacTCTATAAAAACCCCATCATTTTGCACAAGTTTAACCATGTTCTCATTcaggaaacacaaacacacaatatagtTAACTCAAGCATCAAAAATTGAACTCCGGTAGCACACATTTGTGTGAAACTGTAGTCTCCAAGCTTACAAACGATTTTGAGAAGTTGTGGCCATTTGAAGG from the Carassius carassius chromosome 7, fCarCar2.1, whole genome shotgun sequence genome contains:
- the LOC132144122 gene encoding CMRF35-like molecule 7 gives rise to the protein MFSMCVVLLVFSSISTAVVGAPETVRGHRGERLDIRCSYESGYESNSKYFCKGECVFGFRDIIIKSGSPAEDERFSLTDDTTARVFTVSITDLRTEDTGRYWCGVERILSDVYSEIKLLVNENQIQQTTSITITERKTTITDQDSSSTGYVWNTESVIYVSVGLVIVMIIFLAVLTVLCRKRSKKSPRVTQSGLSPQVSIVLLPLNEHTAEEIDCKDHKHEDINKLKGKNKDIYTLYTIIDRPEDPSIYSTADKPDDSMIYSTADKPDDSVIYSTADKPDDSVIYSTADKPDDSVIYSTADKPDDSMIYSTADKPKDSIIYSTAECPEDSRIYSTADK